One window of Streptomyces sp. NBC_00273 genomic DNA carries:
- a CDS encoding response regulator transcription factor, with product MTSVLLVEADALSREATSLALRRYGYEVHAAVDGDDGLARFRELRPDVAVVDVALPGLDGVSLLQRIRAESRTPVLLISARTDPVDVVLGLEAGADDYVTKPLDLPVLVARIRCALRRTADGPASPTSPWTSATDFGDLRIDPAGLTVRRSGRLLDLTPTELKLVLAFTAQPGVVLSRTALLEQVWSAPWSGDNRIVDVHVQRLRHKIGQERIVTVRGFGYRFEP from the coding sequence ATGACCTCCGTACTACTGGTCGAGGCCGACGCGCTGTCACGCGAGGCCACATCCCTCGCCCTCCGGCGCTACGGGTACGAGGTCCACGCGGCCGTCGACGGCGACGACGGGCTGGCCCGCTTCCGGGAACTACGCCCTGACGTCGCCGTCGTGGACGTCGCCCTGCCCGGCCTCGACGGGGTCAGCCTGCTGCAGCGCATCCGCGCCGAGAGCCGCACGCCCGTGCTGCTGATCTCCGCGCGGACCGATCCCGTGGACGTCGTACTGGGTCTTGAGGCGGGCGCCGACGACTACGTCACGAAGCCGTTGGACCTGCCGGTCCTCGTGGCACGGATCCGGTGCGCGCTGCGTCGCACCGCCGATGGCCCGGCGTCGCCGACATCGCCTTGGACGTCGGCGACGGACTTCGGTGACCTGCGGATCGACCCGGCAGGCCTGACGGTGCGGCGCTCCGGCCGCCTGCTCGACCTCACGCCCACCGAACTCAAACTCGTCCTCGCCTTCACAGCGCAACCCGGCGTGGTCCTGTCACGGACCGCACTGCTGGAGCAGGTGTGGAGCGCGCCGTGGAGCGGCGACAACAGGATCGTCGACGTGCACGTGCAGCGGTTACGCCACAAGATCGGCCA